A stretch of Sphingorhabdus sp. YGSMI21 DNA encodes these proteins:
- a CDS encoding DUF4112 domain-containing protein, with translation MAISEEQLKRLAEQLPDVSRDPQAVRTRVEAMEKVLERAFVIPGINRPIGVDSIVGLVPVVGDIVTALMGAYIVWEARNLGMSKLQLTRMAANVGIDTALGAIPFAGDVFDFFWRSNSKNLKIIRKHLDKHHPGTRTLDV, from the coding sequence ATGGCCATTTCCGAAGAACAGTTAAAACGTCTCGCCGAGCAATTGCCCGACGTCAGCCGCGATCCGCAAGCGGTCCGAACCCGCGTCGAGGCGATGGAGAAGGTGCTGGAGCGCGCCTTCGTGATCCCTGGCATCAATCGCCCGATCGGCGTCGATTCCATCGTCGGACTGGTCCCTGTGGTCGGTGACATCGTCACCGCCCTCATGGGTGCCTATATTGTCTGGGAAGCGCGCAATCTGGGCATGTCCAAGCTGCAACTGACCCGCATGGCGGCCAATGTCGGCATCGATACGGCGCTCGGTGCCATTCCTTTCGCCGGCGATGTGTTCGACTTTTTTTGGCGTTCGAACAGCAAGAATTTGAAGATCATCCGCAAACATCTCGACAAGCATCACCCCGGTACACGGACGCTAGACGTTTAG
- a CDS encoding ABC transporter substrate-binding protein, whose product MMNFRSTFRRNSIFAAFAVTMLGACGFAGDEDQVRVTVVEDGETRINPIGTRLNFASATMRASIAKGLVGLDEEGRVVPALAARWIVSDDGLSYIFRLFDARWDDGREITAERVARLLRERFVELRNSRLQHDVSVVDEVVSMTGRVIEIKLDAPHPNFLQLLAQPEMGLFRAGHGAGPMRLLSEDNGIKLTQFEEPSQEEQDGEEEDERWVSLRSEPAATAIARYRAGGAQVVLNGKYHHLPLVDAADISSGDLRLDPVAGLFGLRFIRANGFWAVPGNREILAMAINRPALLTSFPGVSAWQSRLKIIPEALDVEGINAYPDWAAMTMQDRIVFARNHVSRWKASEGPVMPLAIALPDAAGADILFKRIQSDLRRVGLDARKVALNQRADVQLLDEIAPYDSAQWFLKQFTCMKTTVCLNDADSRIAEADAATNLQIKARLYAEIEIILIDHYNFIPIAVPIRWSIARQGQRGFAVNPRGWHPLNPLVGIPIS is encoded by the coding sequence ATGATGAATTTCCGTTCGACATTCCGGCGTAACAGCATTTTTGCGGCTTTCGCCGTAACGATGCTCGGCGCCTGCGGCTTTGCCGGAGATGAGGATCAGGTGAGAGTCACCGTGGTCGAAGATGGCGAAACGCGGATCAATCCGATCGGGACGCGACTGAATTTTGCCTCCGCAACGATGCGCGCTTCAATTGCCAAGGGACTGGTCGGGCTTGATGAAGAGGGCCGGGTGGTACCCGCGCTAGCTGCACGCTGGATCGTTTCCGACGACGGGCTGAGCTATATTTTCCGCCTGTTCGACGCCAGATGGGACGACGGCAGGGAGATCACCGCCGAGCGGGTTGCGCGCCTGCTGCGCGAACGCTTTGTCGAATTGCGCAACAGTCGCCTGCAACATGATGTTTCGGTGGTCGACGAAGTGGTGTCGATGACAGGCCGGGTGATCGAGATCAAGCTCGATGCGCCGCATCCCAATTTTCTCCAGCTGCTCGCCCAGCCGGAAATGGGACTGTTCCGGGCCGGGCATGGCGCTGGCCCAATGCGCCTGCTGAGCGAAGACAATGGCATCAAACTGACACAGTTTGAAGAACCATCGCAGGAAGAACAGGACGGGGAGGAAGAAGACGAGCGCTGGGTGTCGCTGCGCAGTGAACCCGCCGCAACCGCCATCGCCCGCTACCGGGCGGGTGGCGCGCAGGTCGTGCTGAACGGCAAATATCATCATCTTCCGCTCGTCGATGCGGCGGATATCAGCAGCGGCGACCTGCGGCTCGATCCGGTTGCCGGCCTGTTCGGACTGCGATTCATTCGGGCCAATGGGTTCTGGGCGGTTCCCGGCAACCGGGAAATATTGGCTATGGCGATCAATCGCCCGGCCCTGCTGACTTCCTTTCCCGGCGTCAGCGCTTGGCAGAGCCGGCTCAAGATCATCCCCGAGGCGCTCGATGTCGAGGGCATCAACGCTTATCCCGACTGGGCCGCCATGACCATGCAGGACCGGATAGTCTTTGCCAGAAACCATGTCAGTCGGTGGAAAGCGTCCGAAGGGCCGGTCATGCCGCTGGCCATCGCGCTACCCGATGCCGCGGGCGCCGATATATTGTTCAAGCGTATCCAGTCCGATCTCCGGCGCGTGGGGCTGGACGCACGGAAAGTCGCACTGAACCAGAGGGCCGATGTCCAGCTGCTCGACGAGATCGCCCCCTATGACAGCGCCCAGTGGTTTCTGAAGCAATTCACCTGCATGAAAACGACGGTCTGTCTGAACGACGCCGATTCGAGGATCGCCGAAGCGGATGCAGCAACCAATTTGCAGATCAAAGCCCGTCTCTATGCCGAGATCGAGATCATACTGATCGACCATTATAATTTCATTCCGATCGCGGTTCCGATCCGCTGGTCCATCGCCCGGCAGGGCCAGCGCGGCTTTGCCGTCAACCCGAGGGGCTGGCATCCATTGAATCCGCTGGTCGGCATCCCCATATCCTGA
- a CDS encoding peptide ABC transporter substrate-binding protein yields the protein MRYIALLCTCLLLISCDSRPVADTAPGPAQIVRLSDSEIKGLDPQKISDLSSLRVAADQFEGLTRLDAGGAAEPGLAKSWQIAADGLTWAFTLRDNLRFSDGTAFDASLFPALLRRLRASETAAPAQALFGNILAIEAPDGNLVIVSLAAPDPALPALLAHPAMAALPLHRIKEAGDQWTADRPMVASGPYQLSEWKLNDHARLERNPAWHDEAAPTATIIWKPMDDSLSAMRLFLSGGADIAADYPASRHQWLKEHHPAAAHSVPYLGSYYFAFNTRAPPFDDRRVRTALSMAVERQWIAEKVIGIGNIPAWGLLPPGLVGAQAARPEWADWPREKRLREARALLEAAGFDAGHPLRFEIRFNSSTEHRRVAVAMAAMWQPLGVEASLFNSEAALHFAALRRHEFSLARSGWIADLPTPENFLQVHQQANGAGNYSGYDNPDYDRLLVLAFAEPDPARRRTLTQQAEAILITDMPVLPLYFYVTRSLVAERIAGWKDNISNVHPSRTLRIRP from the coding sequence ATGCGCTATATCGCTCTTCTCTGCACCTGCCTGCTGCTGATATCCTGCGATAGCAGACCGGTGGCAGATACCGCGCCGGGACCGGCGCAGATCGTCCGCCTGTCCGATTCGGAGATCAAGGGCCTCGACCCGCAAAAAATATCCGACTTGTCCTCGCTCCGGGTTGCTGCGGACCAGTTCGAGGGTCTGACCCGTCTGGATGCCGGCGGTGCGGCGGAGCCGGGATTGGCAAAAAGCTGGCAAATTGCCGCCGATGGTCTGACCTGGGCCTTCACCCTGCGGGACAATTTGCGCTTTTCCGATGGCACTGCCTTTGATGCCTCGCTCTTCCCTGCCCTGCTGCGCCGCCTGCGTGCGTCCGAAACGGCGGCGCCTGCCCAGGCCCTGTTTGGCAATATACTCGCTATCGAGGCGCCGGACGGCAATCTGGTGATCGTATCGCTCGCCGCTCCCGATCCGGCGCTGCCGGCGCTGTTGGCCCATCCGGCCATGGCAGCGCTGCCGCTCCACCGGATCAAGGAAGCCGGCGACCAGTGGACAGCGGACCGTCCGATGGTCGCCAGTGGACCTTATCAACTGTCCGAATGGAAGCTGAATGACCATGCCCGGCTGGAGCGCAATCCTGCCTGGCATGACGAAGCGGCACCCACAGCGACAATCATCTGGAAGCCGATGGATGACAGCCTGTCCGCGATGCGCCTGTTCCTCTCCGGCGGCGCGGATATTGCGGCGGATTACCCCGCAAGCCGCCATCAATGGCTGAAAGAACATCATCCTGCCGCCGCCCACAGCGTGCCCTATCTGGGCAGCTATTATTTCGCTTTCAACACTCGCGCACCGCCCTTTGACGACCGCAGGGTGCGAACCGCTCTGTCCATGGCAGTCGAACGCCAGTGGATCGCCGAGAAGGTCATCGGCATCGGTAATATTCCCGCATGGGGATTGCTGCCACCAGGACTGGTCGGCGCGCAAGCGGCTAGGCCCGAATGGGCAGACTGGCCGCGGGAGAAGAGATTGCGGGAAGCGCGTGCATTGCTCGAGGCGGCGGGATTTGACGCGGGCCATCCGCTGCGCTTCGAAATTCGCTTCAACAGCTCCACCGAACATCGCCGGGTTGCCGTCGCGATGGCCGCCATGTGGCAGCCGCTTGGCGTCGAAGCCAGCCTGTTCAACAGCGAGGCAGCCCTCCATTTCGCCGCGCTGCGCCGCCATGAATTCTCGCTCGCCCGCTCCGGCTGGATTGCTGACCTTCCGACACCGGAAAATTTCCTGCAGGTTCACCAGCAGGCCAATGGCGCGGGCAATTATTCAGGCTACGACAATCCCGATTATGACCGGCTGCTCGTGCTTGCTTTCGCCGAACCGGACCCGGCCCGACGCCGGACATTGACGCAACAGGCCGAAGCGATCCTGATTACCGACATGCCTGTCCTGCCGCTCTATTTCTATGTCACCCGCAGCCTCGTGGCGGAGCGGATCGCGGGGTGGAAAGATAATATTTCCAATGTGCATCCCAGCCGCACTTTGCGTATAAGGCCATGA
- a CDS encoding acyl-CoA dehydrogenase family protein, translating to MTGLHYDISTIGDVGPAISGLLPEIAARAEETEKARRLPADLAAKLAGAGAFNLSKPASLGGLELEPLDFMKIVATVAEADASAGWCVMIAVTSTLGAAYMAEPVAQEIFGADDVITGGVFAPMGRAEDMGDHYLLSGQWQWGSGSANCSWLGGGAMIFKDGELQKFDNDAPYHRMLFFPASDVSFIDSWHVAGLKGTGSGDFSVEKVQVPKDRSVSFVGDQPRNPGALYKFPLFGLLALGVSSVALGNARAALEEIRTIAINKKTPGGGRSMAQRATVQVELARATALLAGAFGFLENAIAECWAEARGSDEISVKGRANLRLACAHATEISAEVCKTAYTLGGGSAVYSDNSLQRRFRDAHVATQHIATAPAVFELAGRILLDQPADMAML from the coding sequence ATGACCGGCTTACATTATGATATTTCCACCATCGGCGATGTGGGGCCTGCGATTTCGGGGCTGTTGCCCGAAATTGCGGCGCGCGCTGAGGAAACCGAAAAGGCGCGGCGCCTGCCAGCCGATCTCGCGGCAAAGCTGGCTGGAGCAGGGGCCTTCAATCTGTCCAAGCCGGCTTCGCTGGGCGGGCTGGAGCTGGAGCCGCTCGACTTCATGAAAATCGTCGCCACGGTTGCCGAAGCAGATGCCAGCGCCGGCTGGTGCGTGATGATCGCGGTGACCTCGACGCTTGGCGCGGCCTATATGGCTGAGCCGGTGGCGCAGGAAATATTCGGGGCTGATGATGTCATCACCGGCGGTGTTTTCGCGCCGATGGGCCGGGCCGAGGACATGGGCGACCATTATCTGCTTAGCGGCCAGTGGCAATGGGGTTCCGGCTCCGCCAATTGCTCCTGGCTGGGCGGCGGGGCGATGATCTTCAAGGATGGGGAGCTGCAGAAATTCGATAATGATGCTCCCTATCACCGGATGCTGTTCTTTCCGGCCAGTGATGTCTCCTTCATCGACAGCTGGCATGTCGCCGGTTTGAAAGGCACGGGATCGGGCGATTTCTCGGTAGAGAAGGTGCAGGTACCAAAGGATCGCAGCGTGTCTTTCGTGGGCGACCAGCCTCGCAATCCCGGTGCCCTGTACAAGTTTCCGCTATTTGGCCTGCTGGCGCTCGGGGTGTCTTCGGTCGCTCTCGGCAATGCCCGGGCCGCGCTGGAAGAAATCCGCACTATCGCGATCAACAAGAAGACGCCCGGTGGCGGGCGTTCGATGGCGCAGCGGGCCACCGTTCAGGTCGAACTGGCGCGGGCGACGGCGCTGCTGGCCGGTGCTTTCGGCTTTCTGGAAAATGCCATTGCCGAATGCTGGGCCGAAGCGCGGGGCAGCGATGAAATTTCCGTGAAGGGCCGGGCCAATTTGCGCCTTGCCTGTGCCCATGCCACGGAAATATCCGCTGAAGTCTGCAAGACCGCCTATACGCTCGGCGGCGGATCTGCGGTCTATTCGGACAACAGTCTGCAACGCCGCTTCCGCGATGCCCATGTCGCGACCCAGCATATAGCGACGGCTCCTGCCGTATTCGAACTCGCGGGCCGGATATTGCTGGATCAGCCCGCTGACATGGCAATGTTATAG
- a CDS encoding integration host factor subunit beta encodes MIRSELLEKLAEENPELKPDEIEKIVDLFFNQISQKLAEGGRVELRGFGAFSTRQRKPRTGRNPRTGESVEVPAKRVPYFKPGKEIRERLNEN; translated from the coding sequence ATGATACGTTCTGAACTATTGGAAAAACTGGCTGAAGAAAATCCGGAACTGAAGCCGGATGAGATCGAAAAGATCGTCGACCTGTTTTTCAACCAGATCAGCCAGAAGCTGGCTGAAGGCGGGCGCGTGGAACTGCGCGGATTTGGCGCTTTTTCGACCCGTCAGCGCAAACCGCGCACCGGTCGCAACCCGCGCACCGGAGAGTCGGTGGAAGTTCCGGCCAAAAGAGTGCCCTATTTCAAGCCCGGCAAGGAAATCCGCGAGCGGCTGAACGAAAACTGA
- the rpsA gene encoding 30S ribosomal protein S1: MASTAFPTRDDFAAMLNESLGGEDQGFEGRVVKGTVTGIENDMAVIDVGLKSEGRVALREFAAPGQKADISIGDEVEVYVDRIENVNGEAMLSRDRARREASWDKLEKEYDEGNRVEGIIFGRVKGGFTVDLDGAVAFLPGSQVDVRPVRDVTPLMDIAQPFQILKMDRKRGNIVVSRRAILEETRAEQRSGLIESLAEGQVTEGVVKNITDYGAFVDLGGIDGLLHVTDLSYKRVNHPNEMINIGDTLKVQIIKINKDTQRISLGMKQLESDPWDSATEKYAVGTKLTGSVTNITEYGAFVELEPGIEGLVHVSEMSWTKKNVHPGKIVSTSQEVEVIVLEVDTEKRRISLGLKQAQSNPWTDFADTHPVGSTVEGEVKNATEFGLFIGLEGDVDGMVHMSDIAWGISGEDALNLHHKGEQVKAIVLDIDVDKERISLGMKQLEKGAPAMGGADTGGLKKGAVATVTVLEVRDGGLEVQMGDDGATGFIKRNDLGRDRDEQRPDRFQVGQKLDAMITGFDRSKKPNFSIKAHQLAEEKQAVEQFGSTDSGASLGDILGAALKKKEE; the protein is encoded by the coding sequence ATGGCCTCAACGGCATTCCCAACCCGCGACGATTTCGCGGCAATGTTAAACGAATCACTCGGTGGCGAAGATCAGGGCTTTGAAGGCCGCGTCGTCAAAGGCACCGTAACCGGCATCGAAAACGACATGGCTGTCATCGATGTAGGATTGAAATCAGAAGGCCGTGTAGCGCTGCGCGAATTCGCCGCTCCTGGTCAGAAAGCCGACATTTCCATTGGCGACGAAGTCGAAGTCTATGTCGACCGCATCGAGAATGTGAACGGCGAAGCCATGCTGTCCCGCGATCGCGCCCGCCGCGAAGCAAGCTGGGACAAGCTGGAAAAAGAATATGACGAAGGCAATCGCGTCGAAGGCATTATCTTCGGTCGCGTCAAAGGCGGCTTCACGGTTGACCTCGACGGCGCCGTAGCCTTCCTGCCCGGCAGCCAGGTCGACGTCCGCCCCGTGCGCGACGTTACTCCGCTTATGGACATCGCCCAGCCTTTCCAGATCCTCAAGATGGATCGCAAGCGCGGCAATATCGTTGTTTCGCGTCGTGCCATTCTCGAAGAAACCCGCGCAGAACAGCGCAGCGGTCTCATCGAGTCGCTGGCTGAAGGTCAGGTTACCGAAGGCGTCGTCAAGAATATCACCGATTATGGTGCGTTTGTTGACCTCGGCGGCATCGACGGCCTGCTCCATGTTACCGATCTTTCCTACAAGCGGGTCAACCACCCGAACGAGATGATCAACATCGGCGACACGCTGAAAGTCCAGATCATCAAGATCAACAAGGACACCCAGCGTATCTCGCTTGGCATGAAACAGCTCGAAAGCGATCCTTGGGATAGCGCAACCGAGAAATATGCTGTCGGCACCAAGCTTACCGGCTCGGTTACCAACATCACCGAATATGGTGCTTTCGTCGAACTGGAACCAGGCATCGAAGGCCTTGTCCATGTTTCCGAAATGAGCTGGACCAAGAAGAACGTCCACCCGGGCAAGATCGTTTCCACCTCGCAGGAAGTGGAAGTCATCGTTCTCGAAGTCGACACCGAAAAGCGTCGTATTTCGCTTGGCCTCAAACAGGCTCAGTCCAACCCGTGGACCGACTTTGCGGATACGCACCCGGTTGGCAGCACCGTTGAAGGCGAAGTCAAGAATGCGACCGAATTCGGTCTGTTCATCGGTCTCGAAGGCGACGTTGACGGCATGGTTCACATGTCCGACATCGCTTGGGGCATTTCCGGTGAAGACGCGCTCAACCTCCACCACAAGGGTGAGCAGGTCAAAGCGATCGTTCTCGACATCGATGTCGACAAGGAACGTATCTCGCTCGGCATGAAGCAGCTTGAAAAAGGTGCACCTGCCATGGGCGGAGCGGACACCGGCGGCCTCAAGAAAGGCGCTGTGGCAACCGTCACCGTATTGGAAGTCCGCGACGGCGGTCTCGAAGTCCAGATGGGCGACGATGGCGCAACCGGCTTCATCAAGCGCAACGATCTGGGTCGCGACCGCGACGAACAGCGTCCGGACCGCTTCCAGGTCGGCCAGAAGCTCGACGCCATGATCACCGGTTTCGACCGTTCGAAGAAGCCGAACTTCTCGATCAAGGCCCATCAGCTGGCAGAAGAGAAGCAGGCTGTGGAACAGTTCGGTTCGACCGATTCCGGTGCAAGCCTCGGCGACATCCTCGGTGCCGCGCTGAAGAAGAAAGAAGAATAG
- a CDS encoding d(CMP) kinase — MIIAVDGPTASGKGTISKRLAKHFALPFLDTGLLYRAVGWTLREQGGNADNPGDALAACQFDGALLDNPGLRSETVGGLASRVSIHPEVRRALDKRQRDFAYQPAGAVLDGRDIGTVIAPDADVKLFVTASSEARAVRRFEEMKRRGEPANFDDILADILKRDDRDKNRSTAPLKPAEDADLLDTTNLTIDAAVQQAIALVNARTSGRDKEEPA, encoded by the coding sequence ATGATCATCGCTGTCGATGGCCCCACCGCCTCGGGGAAAGGCACGATTTCAAAACGGCTGGCGAAACATTTCGCCCTGCCCTTTCTCGACACCGGGTTGCTTTATCGCGCGGTCGGCTGGACGCTCCGCGAACAGGGCGGGAACGCCGACAATCCCGGAGACGCGCTGGCCGCTTGCCAGTTTGACGGTGCCTTGCTCGACAATCCGGGATTGCGCAGCGAAACGGTCGGTGGACTGGCCAGCCGGGTGTCAATCCATCCGGAGGTTCGGCGCGCGCTGGACAAACGGCAACGGGATTTTGCCTATCAGCCTGCCGGGGCGGTACTGGATGGACGCGATATCGGCACGGTCATCGCGCCCGATGCCGACGTAAAATTGTTTGTGACCGCCTCTTCGGAAGCGCGCGCCGTGAGGCGTTTCGAGGAAATGAAGCGGCGCGGCGAGCCAGCCAATTTCGATGATATCCTGGCCGACATTCTAAAGCGCGACGATCGGGACAAAAACCGCAGTACGGCGCCGCTCAAGCCTGCGGAAGATGCAGACTTGCTTGATACCACCAATTTGACTATAGACGCCGCCGTTCAACAGGCAATTGCCTTGGTGAATGCGAGGACAAGCGGCCGGGATAAAGAAGAACCGGCCTAG
- a CDS encoding permease, with amino-acid sequence MIDGFTANVIGITGSILVVFAYGYNVYADAVNPFIYNGTNLLGALLLTVSLMVYFNLASFLLEMVWISIAVGGLWKAYRNRAGSGS; translated from the coding sequence ATGATCGACGGATTTACCGCCAATGTCATCGGAATTACGGGCAGCATTCTTGTCGTTTTTGCCTATGGTTATAATGTCTATGCGGACGCGGTGAACCCGTTTATCTATAACGGCACCAACCTGCTGGGCGCCCTTTTGCTCACCGTCTCTCTCATGGTATATTTCAATCTGGCATCATTTCTGCTGGAAATGGTCTGGATTTCCATTGCCGTGGGCGGTCTCTGGAAGGCGTACCGGAACCGTGCGGGTTCAGGCTCATGA
- the aroA gene encoding 3-phosphoshikimate 1-carboxyvinyltransferase, translating into MTSNTPQPVTFKPSGPLSGEISVPGDKSISHRALILSALAVGKSRISGLLEGEDVLATAAALRAMGARIEKKDDIWTVYGVGVGGLMQPGNALDMGNSGTSTRLLMGLIASHGISATFVGDASLSKRPMGRVIDPLSEMGADIQARETSDHKSCLPLTVRGLCPAIPIEYRLPVASAQVKSAILLAGLNTPGITRIIEPVLTRDHSETMLKGFGADISVETDADGCRIISLTGETELQPQKIKVPGDPSSAAFMVVAALIVPGSDIIIENVGINPTRAGLFGILQQMGGDIRFLKKRTVGGEPVADIHAKHSSLSGIDVPADIAPSMIDEFPILFVAAALASGETTTRGLHELRVKESDRLSQMAKGLEALGVKLTEKDDGLLIEGSGGKPLSEGKARPAIETALDHRIAMSFAVAAMVTKSGLTIDDVTPVQTSFPGFQDLMMTLAS; encoded by the coding sequence ATGACCAGCAACACTCCACAGCCAGTTACGTTCAAACCGTCTGGCCCGCTCAGCGGCGAGATTTCCGTCCCTGGTGACAAATCCATATCACATCGCGCGCTGATATTATCGGCGCTCGCCGTCGGCAAAAGCCGGATCTCCGGTCTGCTGGAAGGAGAGGATGTTCTCGCCACCGCAGCAGCCTTGCGAGCCATGGGTGCCAGAATCGAGAAAAAGGACGACATCTGGACGGTATATGGCGTCGGTGTCGGCGGATTGATGCAGCCCGGCAATGCGCTCGACATGGGCAATAGCGGCACCTCGACCCGTCTGCTGATGGGACTGATCGCTTCCCACGGAATTTCCGCGACCTTTGTCGGCGATGCCAGCCTCTCGAAACGGCCGATGGGTCGAGTGATCGATCCACTCTCCGAGATGGGCGCGGACATCCAGGCCCGCGAGACTTCCGATCACAAATCCTGCCTGCCGTTGACGGTGCGCGGTCTTTGCCCGGCCATTCCGATTGAATATCGCCTGCCGGTCGCCTCTGCACAGGTCAAGTCGGCGATTCTGCTGGCCGGCCTCAATACGCCGGGCATCACCCGGATCATCGAGCCTGTACTCACCCGAGATCATAGCGAGACAATGCTCAAGGGATTCGGCGCGGACATCAGCGTGGAGACAGACGCCGACGGGTGCCGGATCATTTCGCTCACCGGCGAGACGGAACTGCAGCCACAGAAGATCAAGGTGCCGGGAGACCCCTCCTCTGCCGCCTTCATGGTGGTTGCAGCCCTGATCGTCCCCGGCTCCGATATCATTATCGAAAATGTCGGCATCAACCCGACGCGCGCCGGTCTGTTTGGCATATTGCAGCAAATGGGCGGCGATATACGCTTCCTCAAAAAGCGCACCGTTGGCGGTGAGCCGGTCGCAGATATTCATGCAAAACACAGCTCTCTTTCGGGCATCGATGTGCCGGCCGATATAGCTCCCAGCATGATCGACGAGTTCCCGATATTGTTCGTCGCTGCCGCCTTGGCCAGTGGCGAAACCACCACTCGCGGCCTGCACGAATTGCGGGTCAAGGAGTCCGACCGCCTGTCGCAAATGGCAAAGGGACTTGAGGCGCTGGGCGTAAAATTGACGGAGAAGGATGATGGCCTGCTGATCGAAGGCAGCGGCGGCAAGCCGTTATCCGAAGGAAAAGCCAGGCCGGCGATCGAAACCGCACTGGATCACCGTATCGCCATGAGCTTCGCCGTCGCGGCTATGGTGACAAAATCCGGATTGACGATTGACGATGTTACGCCTGTGCAAACCAGCTTTCCGGGATTTCAAGACCTCATGATGACGCTTGCCTCCTGA
- a CDS encoding TIGR02300 family protein, with translation MVKPEWGTKRTCPKCGTRFYDLGKEDPATCVECGESFVPEAVLKSKQPMPFEAPKKAVKKEEDAVDDDDLDINIDDDEPSPDNEVDLGGDDDLGVSKGKGDDEPDET, from the coding sequence ATGGTTAAACCGGAATGGGGCACAAAACGCACATGCCCGAAATGTGGAACGCGCTTTTACGATCTGGGCAAGGAAGACCCGGCAACCTGTGTTGAATGCGGGGAAAGCTTCGTGCCAGAAGCGGTTCTGAAATCCAAACAGCCTATGCCTTTCGAAGCGCCAAAGAAGGCCGTGAAGAAGGAAGAGGATGCAGTGGACGATGATGATTTGGACATCAACATCGACGATGACGAGCCATCCCCGGACAATGAAGTTGACCTTGGCGGTGACGACGATTTGGGCGTCAGCAAAGGCAAAGGTGACGACGAACCCGACGAAACCTAA
- a CDS encoding AI-2E family transporter, whose protein sequence is MTPTKRQLSTTIFLLSLGLFLALPFVLSAGAVFFRPLFAAMVIMLMLLPLTSGLTKLGLPNPISAFLSVLTFLFFLAFAFLLILQPALELAERFPDITNILQERLVDIRQFTASVSQMGTEFSSTIGETRGREVVLASPTVMEEAAYATPAVLLELLLVLLLVYFMLESRLRLKRIILSKRSTLASSLKAARAGRSITGDLSHYIGAVTSINIAVGVIVAFGAWALDIESPLMWGGLAAILNFIPYLGPMLMAVLLFGFGAASTGDLGGGLVPTLAYIGVQAVEANLVTPSILGRRFSMNPVVILLAISYFTWIWGLAGALIAVPLLIVGKALLTQTGSPNIIGFILGEPLFDSPGDEHMEAHGR, encoded by the coding sequence ATGACACCGACAAAAAGACAATTGTCGACAACCATTTTTCTGTTGTCGCTGGGCCTGTTTCTGGCGTTGCCCTTCGTATTGTCCGCGGGCGCTGTTTTCTTCAGGCCCCTGTTCGCCGCGATGGTCATCATGCTGATGCTGTTGCCCTTGACCAGCGGACTTACAAAGCTGGGGCTACCCAATCCGATTTCCGCCTTTTTGTCCGTCCTCACCTTCCTGTTCTTCCTCGCCTTCGCATTCCTGCTCATCCTGCAGCCGGCCCTCGAGCTTGCGGAGCGTTTTCCCGACATCACCAATATATTGCAGGAGCGACTGGTCGATATCCGCCAGTTCACCGCTTCGGTATCGCAAATGGGCACGGAATTTTCGTCCACCATCGGCGAAACCAGAGGCCGGGAAGTGGTCCTGGCGAGCCCGACCGTCATGGAAGAAGCCGCTTATGCAACACCCGCCGTGCTACTCGAACTGCTGCTGGTCCTGTTGCTCGTCTATTTCATGCTGGAATCCCGCCTGCGGCTGAAGCGGATCATATTATCGAAACGCTCGACCCTCGCGTCCAGTCTGAAAGCGGCACGCGCCGGGCGCAGCATCACCGGAGATCTTTCCCACTATATCGGGGCCGTAACCTCGATCAACATCGCGGTCGGCGTGATCGTCGCATTCGGCGCATGGGCGCTCGATATCGAATCGCCGCTGATGTGGGGTGGCCTGGCCGCCATATTGAACTTCATCCCCTATCTGGGGCCGATGCTGATGGCCGTGCTGCTGTTCGGCTTCGGGGCCGCCTCGACCGGCGATCTGGGCGGCGGCCTGGTTCCAACCTTGGCCTATATCGGCGTGCAGGCTGTCGAAGCCAATCTCGTCACGCCATCGATATTGGGCCGGCGCTTTTCCATGAACCCGGTCGTGATCCTGCTGGCGATCAGCTATTTCACCTGGATTTGGGGTCTGGCGGGCGCGTTGATCGCGGTTCCCCTTCTGATCGTGGGCAAAGCGCTTCTCACCCAGACCGGAAGTCCGAATATCATCGGTTTCATTCTGGGAGAGCCGCTGTTCGATTCTCCAGGAGACGAACATATGGAAGCGCACGGTCGCTAA